From the Ruania alkalisoli genome, one window contains:
- a CDS encoding lycopene cyclase domain-containing protein, with protein MTPYLYLLFLLIPLGCLVLMDARWRLAFWHAPVRAAATVLGAGAIFLVWDVVAIGAGFYHRGESAAMTGIEVLPELPVEELVFITFLCYLSLIVLQLLGRTSRTESS; from the coding sequence ATGACGCCGTACCTTTACCTGCTGTTCCTGCTGATCCCGCTGGGGTGCCTGGTGCTGATGGATGCCCGTTGGCGACTCGCGTTCTGGCACGCGCCGGTGCGTGCTGCGGCGACCGTGCTCGGAGCTGGGGCGATCTTCCTGGTGTGGGATGTCGTCGCCATCGGTGCAGGCTTCTACCACCGAGGTGAGAGCGCGGCGATGACGGGCATCGAGGTGCTGCCCGAGCTCCCCGTGGAGGAGCTCGTGTTCATCACCTTCCTGTGCTACCTGAGCCTCATCGTGCTGCAACTTCTCGGGCGTACGAGCAGGACGGAAAGTTCATGA
- a CDS encoding lycopene cyclase domain-containing protein, whose product MTYLGLALVVLALAAVFCALTYRGPWRHIGLLALVLVVLTAVFDNVMIAADLFGYADDHTVGVRVGLAPIEDFAWPLVAAMVVPGLWSLAARAGRDGRTRRGADDTS is encoded by the coding sequence ATGACCTACCTGGGACTCGCCCTGGTCGTGCTGGCGCTGGCCGCGGTGTTCTGTGCGCTGACGTATCGCGGACCGTGGAGGCACATCGGCCTGCTGGCGCTGGTCCTGGTGGTTCTCACCGCCGTCTTCGACAACGTGATGATCGCCGCTGACCTGTTCGGGTACGCCGACGACCACACGGTGGGGGTCCGGGTGGGTCTGGCCCCGATCGAGGACTTCGCGTGGCCACTCGTGGCGGCGATGGTGGTGCCCGGTCTCTGGTCGCTCGCCGCGCGAGCGGGACGGGACGGCCGCACCAGGCGCGGAGCGGACGACACATCGTGA